From Nicotiana tabacum cultivar K326 chromosome 20, ASM71507v2, whole genome shotgun sequence, one genomic window encodes:
- the LOC142174242 gene encoding uncharacterized protein LOC142174242, with amino-acid sequence MNSVLLEARELPILRMMDFIQVKLQRWFYERKNEAEGTFYDVSYWVFPVDSWRSIVEKEGITFLVDLNKRTYDCFQFQFDELPCIHAIAAIEKRNIKKSNFCSH; translated from the exons ATGAATTCTGTCCTATTAGAAGCAAGGGAGCTGCCTATATTAAGAATGATGGATTTCATTCAAGTGAAGCTACAACGTTGGTTTTATGAAAGAAAAAACGAAGCAGAAGGAACTTTTTATGATGTTTCTTATTGG GTCTTCCCTGTTGATTCATGGCGTTCTATAGTTGAAAAAGAAGGAATAACTTTCTTAGTGGACTTAAACAAAAGAACATATGATTGTTTTCAGTTTCAATTTGATGAATTACCATGCATACATGCAATTGCAGCTATTGAGAAGAGAAACATTAAGAAGTCCAACTTTTGTTCGCACTAG